Within the Deltaproteobacteria bacterium genome, the region GGGCGTGGTGTTCTATCAATTGCTCACTGGAGAGCTGCCCTTTGGCGGCGAGAACCTGGCCGCCATCATGTACCAGATTACCACCGTGCCACACGAACCACCAACTACCTATAATCCCAAGATTTTCAAGGCTGCAGTAACTATTCTGGACAAGGCCCTCGAGAAGAAATTGGACAAACGTTACCAAAGCGCCAGACAGATGGGAGATCACCTGCGCCTTCTTGGACAAAAATTGGACGAGATTCGCGCCCGGGCGAAGAAAAGCGAATGAAGGAAGGGCATTGGGCGCAGCGGACAGGGCGCACGGCGTTGGGCATTGGGCGCAGGGTAAAAGATAGCGCGAAGCGCTGTCATGTTTTTGCTTCATGGCTTGCAAGCCATCAAAGGGGAAAAGCTCTGATCTATCTGGTCGTGGCTACAGAGCCACTCCTACTCCTACCGAGTGTTTTTTGAGACCGGATAACTGATAACTGATAACTGATAACCGATAACCAACTAATCCTCACACCTCTGCGGTAATCCTCCATTCCCCCTCCTGCAGGTCTGTGGATCCCACGACTCTCAGGGAGTCTAGGCCCAGTTTTGCCTGCCAGCGGTTGGTGTTGGTGTTTCTGTGCCCACGAATGTCTGAAACCTGGTGGGCAGCAGCGTGAATGACCAGCCGGGATCCCAGGCGACGCGCTTCTTCCAGGGGCTGCTCCAGACGGTCGTACCAGAGAGCGCTCTTTACCAGCTGGCCGAAGGCAGGGTGGTAGGGGCCGGCCACAATCCTTCCCTGCTGCTCCAGGGAAAGCACTGCCTGGAGTCCGGTCCTGATCACCGGGATGGAGGCCCTGGTGAAGCGGAGCAGGGCCTGCTTGCACCAGTGCACCGCCTCGTTCACAGTGAGAGGGCGGTAATGGCCCGAGCGGTAGAGGTGCGCCAATCTGGTGCCGGCAAGCACCACGGTGGGATACAGCCGGACAAAATCCGGCTCCAGGGAAATAGCCGCGTCAACAGTGCGGAGAAATTGTCGCTCACTGTCTCCAGGAAGCCCGGGCATCAGCTGGAGCCCGAGGTAAAAGCCGCGGCCGCGGATGCGGTTTGCAGCTTCCCTGGTCTGCGAGCTGGAGTGGCCGCGCTCACAGCGAGCCAGCACACTGTCGCTGAATGACTGGGCTCCCAGTTCTATGGTGCTGACATTCATCTCTTGCAGGAAATTCAGGTTGTGGCTGCTGACAGCATCCGGCCTGGTGGAAAGCCGCAGAGACTGCACCCGGCCTCTGGCAATGAATCCTTGCACCGCCTCCAGGTAAAAGCGCTGCTTCTTCTCGGAGAGCACTGTAAAAGAGCCGCCGTAGAAGGCTATCTGCACCGGGGAGCGGCGGCTGTACTGGAGATGCTGCTCCACGTGCTGCTGCAGGCTCGTGGCAGTCCACGACTGCCGAGCAGTACCACTCACCGCAGTTTGATCGCAGTAAATGCAACGATGCGGGCACCCCTGGTGGGGGATGAAGATGGGGATGATCAGAGGTTTCATGTTGGGATACTCGGTTATCAGGAAAAAGCAGGCGCAAGGCGCACGGCGCAGGGCATTCGGCGAAGGTGGCGCCAAACTCTGTCAAGCCCTTGATTCCTCGCAACCCGAAGTTCCCGCATCTCGCAACTCGCGCGCCCCGCAACCAGCGGCCCTGGGCCATTTTATCGGATCGCGGCTAGCCTGTCCCATCGCAGGGGAGAACAACTCCTGCCGCCTTGTTCCTGACAACTGACAACTGATAACTGATAACTGACAACTGACAACTGGTAACTGATAACTGATAACTGATAACTGATAACTGGCAACTGACAACTGATAACCCGCCTCAGGCTAGCCCGTCTTTTCAGAATCTTCCTGTTCTTCCAGGACACGCAGGGCTCTGCCAGCGGCCTTTTGTTGGGCGGCTTTCTTGGTGGGACCGGAGCCGAAGGCCAGCAGACGGTCGCGCACCCAGACGCTCATGCGAAACCACTTGTTGTGTTCCGGGCCTTCCTCTGCTTCGAGTCTGTACCGGGGCACGGTCTTGTCGCGAGCCTGGACGATCTCCTGCAAACGGGTCTTGTAGTCTCTATCGAGAACAATCGGCAGATCCTCTTTGTCGGTGAGAAATGGAGCGAACAACTGCTCCACCACCTTCATGACGGCCTCCAGGCCGCCGTCCAGATAGATAGCTGCCAGAACAGCCTCGAGGCTGTCGGACAATAGCGAGGGTTTTGTCCGGCCGCCGCTTCGATCTTCTCCCTTGCCAAGATGCAAAGCCTCGCCCATGCCGAGCTCCCTGGCTATGCTGGCCAGGTGCTTCTCGTTCACCAGCCCGGCCCGCAGCCGGGAAAGCTCTCCCTCGTCATAGTCAGGAAATCTTTCCAGCAGCAGATGACTCAAAGCCAGATCCAGAGCAGCGTCGCCGAGAAATTCCAACCGTTCGTTGTCTTGCAGCTTCAAATGAGGGTTTTCATTGACATACGAGCGATGGAGCAGGGCGTTGAAGAGCAGCTGTCTATTATTGAAGCGATAGCCCAGCCTTTCTTCCAGTTCCTGAAGCATAGGGTCAGTGTTGATGTCCATGTTTCAGCTACTTGACCAGCATCTGTGAGCAAAATTTCACTACTTTTTATTCTCCATTATTGGTGAATCCAGTGGCTAAAGTCAAGAAGGGGAGTTAGTTATCAGTTATCAGTTATCGGTTATCGGTTATCAGGCAAGATGCAAGCGCGCAGCGCCGTTCCCTACCCCACCAGTCCTGAGCCCGTCGAAGGATGCCCAACGCCCAATGCCCAACGCCCAATGCCCAATGCCCAACGCCCTCTATTACATTGACAGCGAAAAATTCTTTCGTTATATTGGCAGGCAAAACAATTGAAGCTGGAACTGCCGGGAGACTGGCAGTTTCTCTTTTCTGAAGCAGAGGTCCTAGCAGCAGCGAGCACGGTGGTTTGGGGAAACAGACGAGGGGGGGATGCGGCCCCTGCTGAAGTTTGCCCTGGACAGGCGCCGGCCATGGTGAGGAGGCTTCATCCCGATGGCAGCAGAACAGAAGGGGCGGCAGATCCTTTCCGCAGAAGAAATGGACAGCACCCTGGAAAAGATGGCGGCAGACATTTACCAGGCGATTGACGACAAGGATAATCTGGTGCTTGTGGGTATTCGGACTGGCGGGGTTCATCTGGCCAGAAGGATTCAGGAAAAGATCGAGCAGAAATTTGCTCGGCAAATTCCCGTGGGTATTCTGGACATTGGCCTCTATCGAGACGACTGGACCAGGATAAGCACCCAGCCCATAGTTCGCACCACTGAACTGCCCTTCTCTATAGACGACAGAATCGTGGTGCTGGTGGATGATGTGCTCTTTACCGGCAGGACCGTGCGCTCTGCCATGGCTGCCCTTATTGATTTCGGCCGGCCGCAGCGCATCATCCTGGCGGTGCTGGTAGACCGCGGCCACCGGGAACTGCCCATATGCGCTGACTTCGTGGGAGTCACAGTGCCAACAACCCTGGAGCAGGTGGTAAATGTCTACCTGGAGGAAACCGGCGAAGAAGATCGGGTGCTGTTAGAAAATATGTGAAGCGGTTGTCGGTTATCAGTTATCGGTTATCGGTTATCAGTTATCAGTTATCAGTTATCAGTTGTCGGTTATCAGTTATCGGGTTATCAGTTATTGGTTATCGGTTGTCAGGATCTTGAGTTGATGTCAAGTATTTGGATAGTTCTTCTTGGACAGACGGATGTTTATTTGCTGCTCTTTGCAGGTACTTCATATACCCATTGAGATGTTTGATTGCTTGATGAACCAGATCACGGCCCCTGGATAGGATTTCAGCTGAGATCAAACCTTCATCATAGGCAGTAATCAGATGGTCCAGGACTTCCCAA harbors:
- a CDS encoding radical SAM protein, giving the protein MKPLIIPIFIPHQGCPHRCIYCDQTAVSGTARQSWTATSLQQHVEQHLQYSRRSPVQIAFYGGSFTVLSEKKQRFYLEAVQGFIARGRVQSLRLSTRPDAVSSHNLNFLQEMNVSTIELGAQSFSDSVLARCERGHSSSQTREAANRIRGRGFYLGLQLMPGLPGDSERQFLRTVDAAISLEPDFVRLYPTVVLAGTRLAHLYRSGHYRPLTVNEAVHWCKQALLRFTRASIPVIRTGLQAVLSLEQQGRIVAGPYHPAFGQLVKSALWYDRLEQPLEEARRLGSRLVIHAAAHQVSDIRGHRNTNTNRWQAKLGLDSLRVVGSTDLQEGEWRITAEV
- the rnc gene encoding ribonuclease III, giving the protein MDINTDPMLQELEERLGYRFNNRQLLFNALLHRSYVNENPHLKLQDNERLEFLGDAALDLALSHLLLERFPDYDEGELSRLRAGLVNEKHLASIARELGMGEALHLGKGEDRSGGRTKPSLLSDSLEAVLAAIYLDGGLEAVMKVVEQLFAPFLTDKEDLPIVLDRDYKTRLQEIVQARDKTVPRYRLEAEEGPEHNKWFRMSVWVRDRLLAFGSGPTKKAAQQKAAGRALRVLEEQEDSEKTG
- the pyrR gene encoding bifunctional pyr operon transcriptional regulator/uracil phosphoribosyltransferase PyrR, with product MAAEQKGRQILSAEEMDSTLEKMAADIYQAIDDKDNLVLVGIRTGGVHLARRIQEKIEQKFARQIPVGILDIGLYRDDWTRISTQPIVRTTELPFSIDDRIVVLVDDVLFTGRTVRSAMAALIDFGRPQRIILAVLVDRGHRELPICADFVGVTVPTTLEQVVNVYLEETGEEDRVLLENM